A window from Esox lucius isolate fEsoLuc1 chromosome 16, fEsoLuc1.pri, whole genome shotgun sequence encodes these proteins:
- the LOC105016622 gene encoding uncharacterized protein LOC105016622 isoform X3 has protein sequence MAPPRRKHDIKFKMAVIKFGERNSGEATARHFGVDPKRVREWRSQKVELQRLSEVNQKRARLLGGGRKKSLKYNKKESTVKVEKTLSKSTHDEDEEEELRPKREMSKDNENASLVALTEVGAPEQFEFQYGLEGPTFHTDNGEDSKRHLSIIKVEQLDPVLPEQTDTSCGSGSPDGSGPPGSSGSGSGSGLSPAAQFFAKCHQAGCTQFVFSEFASRLSIITERITSQQASEDDFNLTLKVLEASGMLPDIFAKRDQEMEKRLRELQKETESLRTARSAMRDACIMSFSSA, from the exons ATGGCGCCTCCAAGAAGAAAACACGACATCAAATTCAAGATGGCAGTGATCAAATTTGGAGAGCGAAATTCAGGCGAGGCAACAGCCAGGCATTTTGGAGTAGATCCAAAACGAGTGAGAGAATGGCGGAGTCAGAAAGTCGAACTTCAGCGTTTGTCTGAGGTGAATCAGAAGAGGGCTAGACTTCTAGGTGGTGGGAGGAAAAAA tcattgaaatacaataaaaaagaatCAACGGTAAAAGTGGAGAAAACGTTATCTAAGAGCACTCATGACgaggatgaggaagaagagCTGCGCCCCAAGAGGGAGATGTCAAA gGACAATGAAAATGCCTCTCTGGTAGCCTTGACAGAAG TGGGGGCCCCAGAGCAGTTTGAGTTTCAGTATGGACTTGAAGGACCAACGTTTCACACTGATAACGGGGAG GACTCCAAGAGACATCTGTCCATTATCAAAGTGGAACAACTAGACCCTGTTCTCCCGGAACAGACCG ACACCAGCTGTGGTTCTGGGTCACCCGATGGTTCGGGGCCCCCTGGCTCATCTGGGTCTGGCTCTGGGTCCGGTTTGAGTCCAGCTGCACAGTTCTTCGCCAAGTGCCACCAGGCAGGCTGCACACAGTTTGTCTTCTCAGAGTTCGCTTCACGCCTCAGCATAATCACTGAACGGATCACATCCCAACAGGCCAGCGAGGATG ATTTCAACCTCACCCTGAAAGTGCTGGAGGCTTCTGGGATGCTGCCAGACATCTTTGCTAAGAGAGACCAAG AAATGGAGAAGAGACTGAGGGAGCTGCAGAAGGAGACGGAATCACTGAGAACGGCCCGGTCTGCCATGAGAGATGCCTGTATCATGAGCTTCTCTTCAGCATGA
- the LOC105016622 gene encoding uncharacterized protein LOC105016622 isoform X1 codes for MEIKKHTTENQNLTEKIKNRELRIVKNRARVKSNVWNHFGIIINAEKQHVDGFAACKKCKRVLSYDSQRTGTSSLKKHIGRCTSLKYNKKESTVKVEKTLSKSTHDEDEEEELRPKREMSKDNENASLVALTEVGAPEQFEFQYGLEGPTFHTDNGEDSKRHLSIIKVEQLDPVLPEQTDTSCGSGSPDGSGPPGSSGSGSGSGLSPAAQFFAKCHQAGCTQFVFSEFASRLSIITERITSQQASEDDFNLTLKVLEASGMLPDIFAKRDQEMEKRLRELQKETESLRTARSAMRDACIMSFSSA; via the exons atggaaatcaaaaagCATACCACGGAAAACCAGAATTTGactgaaaaaattaaaaataggGAGCTCAGAATTGTGAAAAACAGAGCACGGGTTAAATCAAATGTTTGGAATCATTTTGGAATAATCATAAACGCTGAGAAACAACATGTGGATGGATTCGCAGCTTGCAAAAAGTGCAAACGGGTGTTAAGCTATGATAGTCAAAGAACAGGCACGTCCAGCTTGAAAAAACACATTGGGAGATGTACG tcattgaaatacaataaaaaagaatCAACGGTAAAAGTGGAGAAAACGTTATCTAAGAGCACTCATGACgaggatgaggaagaagagCTGCGCCCCAAGAGGGAGATGTCAAA gGACAATGAAAATGCCTCTCTGGTAGCCTTGACAGAAG TGGGGGCCCCAGAGCAGTTTGAGTTTCAGTATGGACTTGAAGGACCAACGTTTCACACTGATAACGGGGAG GACTCCAAGAGACATCTGTCCATTATCAAAGTGGAACAACTAGACCCTGTTCTCCCGGAACAGACCG ACACCAGCTGTGGTTCTGGGTCACCCGATGGTTCGGGGCCCCCTGGCTCATCTGGGTCTGGCTCTGGGTCCGGTTTGAGTCCAGCTGCACAGTTCTTCGCCAAGTGCCACCAGGCAGGCTGCACACAGTTTGTCTTCTCAGAGTTCGCTTCACGCCTCAGCATAATCACTGAACGGATCACATCCCAACAGGCCAGCGAGGATG ATTTCAACCTCACCCTGAAAGTGCTGGAGGCTTCTGGGATGCTGCCAGACATCTTTGCTAAGAGAGACCAAG AAATGGAGAAGAGACTGAGGGAGCTGCAGAAGGAGACGGAATCACTGAGAACGGCCCGGTCTGCCATGAGAGATGCCTGTATCATGAGCTTCTCTTCAGCATGA
- the LOC105016622 gene encoding uncharacterized protein LOC105016622 isoform X4, with amino-acid sequence MAPPRRKHDIKFKMAVIKFGERNSGEATARHFGVDPKRVREWRSQKVELQRLSESLKYNKKESTVKVEKTLSKSTHDEDEEEELRPKREMSKDNENASLVALTEVGAPEQFEFQYGLEGPTFHTDNGEDSKRHLSIIKVEQLDPVLPEQTDTSCGSGSPDGSGPPGSSGSGSGSGLSPAAQFFAKCHQAGCTQFVFSEFASRLSIITERITSQQASEDDFNLTLKVLEASGMLPDIFAKRDQEMEKRLRELQKETESLRTARSAMRDACIMSFSSA; translated from the exons ATGGCGCCTCCAAGAAGAAAACACGACATCAAATTCAAGATGGCAGTGATCAAATTTGGAGAGCGAAATTCAGGCGAGGCAACAGCCAGGCATTTTGGAGTAGATCCAAAACGAGTGAGAGAATGGCGGAGTCAGAAAGTCGAACTTCAGCGTTTGTCTGAG tcattgaaatacaataaaaaagaatCAACGGTAAAAGTGGAGAAAACGTTATCTAAGAGCACTCATGACgaggatgaggaagaagagCTGCGCCCCAAGAGGGAGATGTCAAA gGACAATGAAAATGCCTCTCTGGTAGCCTTGACAGAAG TGGGGGCCCCAGAGCAGTTTGAGTTTCAGTATGGACTTGAAGGACCAACGTTTCACACTGATAACGGGGAG GACTCCAAGAGACATCTGTCCATTATCAAAGTGGAACAACTAGACCCTGTTCTCCCGGAACAGACCG ACACCAGCTGTGGTTCTGGGTCACCCGATGGTTCGGGGCCCCCTGGCTCATCTGGGTCTGGCTCTGGGTCCGGTTTGAGTCCAGCTGCACAGTTCTTCGCCAAGTGCCACCAGGCAGGCTGCACACAGTTTGTCTTCTCAGAGTTCGCTTCACGCCTCAGCATAATCACTGAACGGATCACATCCCAACAGGCCAGCGAGGATG ATTTCAACCTCACCCTGAAAGTGCTGGAGGCTTCTGGGATGCTGCCAGACATCTTTGCTAAGAGAGACCAAG AAATGGAGAAGAGACTGAGGGAGCTGCAGAAGGAGACGGAATCACTGAGAACGGCCCGGTCTGCCATGAGAGATGCCTGTATCATGAGCTTCTCTTCAGCATGA
- the LOC105016622 gene encoding uncharacterized protein LOC105016622 isoform X5: MSKDNENASLVALTEVGAPEQFEFQYGLEGPTFHTDNGEDSKRHLSIIKVEQLDPVLPEQTDTSCGSGSPDGSGPPGSSGSGSGSGLSPAAQFFAKCHQAGCTQFVFSEFASRLSIITERITSQQASEDDFNLTLKVLEASGMLPDIFAKRDQEMEKRLRELQKETESLRTARSAMRDACIMSFSSA, encoded by the exons ATGTCAAA gGACAATGAAAATGCCTCTCTGGTAGCCTTGACAGAAG TGGGGGCCCCAGAGCAGTTTGAGTTTCAGTATGGACTTGAAGGACCAACGTTTCACACTGATAACGGGGAG GACTCCAAGAGACATCTGTCCATTATCAAAGTGGAACAACTAGACCCTGTTCTCCCGGAACAGACCG ACACCAGCTGTGGTTCTGGGTCACCCGATGGTTCGGGGCCCCCTGGCTCATCTGGGTCTGGCTCTGGGTCCGGTTTGAGTCCAGCTGCACAGTTCTTCGCCAAGTGCCACCAGGCAGGCTGCACACAGTTTGTCTTCTCAGAGTTCGCTTCACGCCTCAGCATAATCACTGAACGGATCACATCCCAACAGGCCAGCGAGGATG ATTTCAACCTCACCCTGAAAGTGCTGGAGGCTTCTGGGATGCTGCCAGACATCTTTGCTAAGAGAGACCAAG AAATGGAGAAGAGACTGAGGGAGCTGCAGAAGGAGACGGAATCACTGAGAACGGCCCGGTCTGCCATGAGAGATGCCTGTATCATGAGCTTCTCTTCAGCATGA
- the LOC105016622 gene encoding uncharacterized protein LOC105016622 isoform X2, with product MESTIRDRKKYRSHTWRYFNEISFESVTCKMCGAVLKRTSGSTTSMLNHLERIHHLSLRHIKTQQELMDIARGKTHSLKYNKKESTVKVEKTLSKSTHDEDEEEELRPKREMSKDNENASLVALTEVGAPEQFEFQYGLEGPTFHTDNGEDSKRHLSIIKVEQLDPVLPEQTDTSCGSGSPDGSGPPGSSGSGSGSGLSPAAQFFAKCHQAGCTQFVFSEFASRLSIITERITSQQASEDDFNLTLKVLEASGMLPDIFAKRDQEMEKRLRELQKETESLRTARSAMRDACIMSFSSA from the exons ATGGAAAGTACAATCAGAGACCGTAAAAAATATAGAAGTCACACTTGGAGATATTTCAATGAAATCTCGTTCGAAAGTGTGACATGCAAGATGTGTGGAGCTGTTCTGAAGCGGACGAGCGGTAGCACAACATCCATGTTGAACCATTTAGAAAGGATCCATCATCTGTCGTTAAGACATATCAAAACACAGCAAGAGCTTATGGATATCGCTAGAGGTAAGACACAT tcattgaaatacaataaaaaagaatCAACGGTAAAAGTGGAGAAAACGTTATCTAAGAGCACTCATGACgaggatgaggaagaagagCTGCGCCCCAAGAGGGAGATGTCAAA gGACAATGAAAATGCCTCTCTGGTAGCCTTGACAGAAG TGGGGGCCCCAGAGCAGTTTGAGTTTCAGTATGGACTTGAAGGACCAACGTTTCACACTGATAACGGGGAG GACTCCAAGAGACATCTGTCCATTATCAAAGTGGAACAACTAGACCCTGTTCTCCCGGAACAGACCG ACACCAGCTGTGGTTCTGGGTCACCCGATGGTTCGGGGCCCCCTGGCTCATCTGGGTCTGGCTCTGGGTCCGGTTTGAGTCCAGCTGCACAGTTCTTCGCCAAGTGCCACCAGGCAGGCTGCACACAGTTTGTCTTCTCAGAGTTCGCTTCACGCCTCAGCATAATCACTGAACGGATCACATCCCAACAGGCCAGCGAGGATG ATTTCAACCTCACCCTGAAAGTGCTGGAGGCTTCTGGGATGCTGCCAGACATCTTTGCTAAGAGAGACCAAG AAATGGAGAAGAGACTGAGGGAGCTGCAGAAGGAGACGGAATCACTGAGAACGGCCCGGTCTGCCATGAGAGATGCCTGTATCATGAGCTTCTCTTCAGCATGA